Part of the Chthonomonadales bacterium genome, CCGCGTCTCGCTACCTACTGCGAGCAAGGGCGCGGGGGCAGTGGGGGCCGGAGCGCCGCTTACACCAACCACCCGCGGACATTATCGCTGAGCAATATGTGGACATTATCGCTGAGCAGGAACAGGGCCGCAGCTCGGGCTGCAGCTCGGGCCGCAGCTCGTGCTGCAGCTCGTGCTGGCCGCAGCTCGTACGAGCCCCGGCCTGGCAGGCCATCCGCGGTGGTATAATCGAGTGACGCCCGGGCCCGCGCCGAACCCCTCGCCCGGGGGCAGGAGCCGCAATCTTGGAGGCGCTTCGAGATGTGACTCGCACCGGCCTGCTCGGCCGCCCGGTGCTGCGCCAGTTCGTGAAGTTCTGCCTGATCGGCGTCACGAGCATGGTGATCGACGTCAGCCTGGCGTGGCTCTTCACCTACCGGATCGGCTGGCACTGGGCCCTTGCGCAGACCCTCTCCTTCTCCGTCGCGGTCTCCAACGGCTACGTCTGGAACAGCCTGTGGACCTTCCGCGGTCTGGGGACACGCAGACGCCACGAGCAATACTTGATGTTCGTGGCGGTGAACATCGTCGGTCTGGCGCTCAACCTGACCATCATGAAGAGCGTCTTCTTCTGCTTCACCGGCCGCATCATCAACCAGGGGAACCCCGACCCCGCCCACTGGTGGGTTGCCAAGGCGCTCGCGATCGTCCTCGTATCGCTCTGGAACTTCCTCGCGAACCGGCACTGGACTTTCGCTCACCGCCCCGTCCCGCGCGCCTGAGCGCCGGCCCGCCGCGTCAGGGAGCCGCCGTCCCGAGCGACCGCCGCGCCCGCTCCCGCTCTTCTCGCGAGATCGAGCCGCCCGACCGGAGTTGGATGCGCCCTTGCGCGTCGGCCGGTGCGGGGCCGTACCCGGTCTCGCGATAGAGCCGGTTCAGCTCGCGCCGCGCCTGCGCCTCGAGCGGGCCGGCCGGAGCGACTGAGTCCGCGCCGCTGGCACCGGTCCCGGGCCTCGTAGGAGCCTGGCGGCCGGTCGCCCAACGGGGCGGACTGGCCGGTGGAGCCGAGCGCAGACGCAGCAGCCACAGCGCACCCAGCACCGCGAGCGCCGCGACGGTCGCCCCGCCCGCCGTCGCTAGCCACCGCCGGCCCCGACGGCTCGCGGCGCCTCGAACCGGCGCCGTGCCGAACGCCGGCGCGTGTCGCCACTCCTCGGGCGGCGGCAGTGCGTGCCCGCACTGCCAACACGCGTGCTGGCCGACGAAGTTGTTGGCTCCGCAGCGTGGGCAGGGCATGCGTCTCTTTCCCGGGTCCGCGCTCACTGCCGCGGGCCCCCGGGTGTGCGGGCCGACAGGGCGAGCGGAATCGGCGGGCGCGGCGTGAGCGCGAGCAGGATGCCGATGGGCGGCGGCGCATTCGGCCGTAGCGTCTCGACGGGAGCATGGCGCCGCATCGGTCAGGCCTGCTCGGCTCGAGCATCGGGCGGGAGGTCCGCGGCGGGCGCGCCCGCATCGCGGTAGGCGCGCAGGGCTGCCTCGTGGACGGTGCGAACGGGGGCGCCGTGCGCGCGGGCGGCGGCGCGCACGTCCTCATACTCCGGCGCGGCGGTGACCTCGCGGCCGGCGCGCGAGCCCACCTTGACCCGGATCGGCCCGTACGCCGTGGCAACCTCTACCCGGCGACGGTCGAGGCAGATGCGCCGCTTCTCTGAGAGGCGCACGCCCAGAGTCGTAGTCTCGGCGAAGAGCACGTCGGCCAACGCCCGGGCTTCGTGCCGCGTGGCGAGCGCGGTCACGAGCACGCCGGGCCGACCCTTTTTCATCTGGACCGGCGTCAGGTAGACGTCCAGCGCGCCGGCCGCGAAGAGACGCTCGGCCAGCGGCTCGTAGAACTGAGGCGACATGTCATCGATGTTCGCCTCCACCTCCACCACGTCCGGCTCGCCGGTGGCCTCCGCGTCCACGGCGTCACCGACCACCACCCTCAGCAGGTTGGGCCGATCGCCGAAGGCCTTCTTGCCTGCTCCGTATCCGACCGCGCGGACGGAGAGCGGCGGCATGGGGCCAAAGCCCGCGGCCAGTGCTGTGACGATGGCGGCGCCCGTGGGCGTGACCAGCTCCCCCTCCACGTCGACGCCCACGACCGGGAATCCACGCGCCAACTCGACCACGGCCGGCGCGGGCACCGGTATGACCCCGTGCTCGCAGCGCGCGAAGCCCCGGCCCATGGGCAGCCACGCGCAATACACCTGCTCGATCGCCAGCTGCTCCAGGAGCAGCGCCGTGCCGACCACGTCCACGATCGCGTCCACGGCGCCGACCTCGTGGAAGTGGATGCGTTCGGGCGTCGTCTGGTGGACGGCGGCCTCGGCCGCCGCAAGCCTGCGAAACACACGCAGCGAACGGTCTCTCGCGCGCTCGGGAAGGTCCGCGGCTTCGATCAGACGCTCGATGTCGGACAGATGCCGACCGTGCGCCGGCTCTTCGGTGAGCACCACGCGCACGTCGACAGCTCCGATGCCGCTGCGCTGGACCGAGGTCGCTTCCAGCCGCCAGCCGGGAAGGCCCAGGCCTCCGAGCGCGTCCGCTAACCCGTCGGGATCGGCGCCGCAGGCAAGGAGCGCCCCGAGCGTCATGTCACCGGAGACTCCAGAGAAGCAATCGAAGTACGCGGTTCGCACGAGGACCTCCCGGGCCCAGGAGAGGGCGGCATCAGCCGGAGGGGGTGCCGTAGAGCCACACGTCGTGGACGGTGTCGCCCGCGCGCAGGAAGCCCGTCAGGCAGCCCTCACGCACCATGCCGGCGGCCTCCAGGGCGTCCGATCGCGGGGTACGGCGCGCGTCGGTGTACGCGATCACCTTGGCTTCGCCGGGAAGCACGGCGCGCACAAGGTCCGGCAGACGGTCCGCGAAGGCAGGGTGCGAGAAGGCGTCCAGCAAGCCGACGCCGGGCCACGTCATCCGGTCTGGCCACGAGCCGGCCGGCACCAGCGTAGCGCAGCCGGCCACCGCGCCGTCCTCGGCTGCCAGCATCACGGCGCGGTGCCGTTCGTCGGTCTCGCGCTTGCTCAGGAAGCTCACGTAGGGTCCCTCCAGGTTCGCCACGCCGAAGACGCCCCAGGCCGCGCTGCGAAGGAACGCGGCGCCAGGGAAGGAAGCGACCTGAGCCACCATCGGCCAGTGCTCCCACCGCGCCTCGACGACCGACGCCGGGCGCGGCGCAAACCACCGCGCCGCGAACTCGCCGGGGTGACCGACCGTATAGCGCATGAAGCCGCCCCGCACGCTGCGAAAGCCGAAGCCGTGGTAGATCCAGTACGGGGGACTCTCGAATCCGGTGCCCAGGAGCAGAGACCTTCCTCCGCGAGCGCGGAAGTCGGCGAGGGCGGCTCCCAGGAGGGTCTGACAGATGCCCTTGCGCCGATGCTCGGGCCGCGTGAAGACATGGCCGAGGATACCCACGCCCAGGGACTCCACGGTCATCACGTTGGCGACCAGCTCCTCGCCGAGCGCACCCACGTAGAAGCGCGTCTCCAGGGAGTCGGCCCCGCCCGCGAGGGCCGACGCGATATGGTGTTGCCACTCGCCGCCCTTGTGGCCAAGCAGATCCCGCACGGCGGGGGCGCGCTCCTCCTCGGGGCCGAGAACCAGCCCGACCTCCAGCAACTCGCCGGTGCGAAGACGCGCGCGGTCCAAGGTGGCGTACATGGCCCATTTTAGCGCGCGGCCCGCGAGCCCGTCAATCGCGGTGTCGGGGCGCTATGGCAGGTCGGCCAGTGTGTGGAGCACCGTGTCTGGCCGCAGGCTCGCGGGGGCCTCGGCCACGTCGCTCTCGGTGGACACGCCCGTGAGCACCAGGACGGTCCGGGCGCCCGCGCGTTTGCCGAGCGCGATGTCGGTATCCAGGCGGTCGCCAACCACGATGCACTGCTCCGGCGGCACGCCGGCCTCGCGCAGGATCAGGTCGAGTGCGTGGGGCTCGGGCTTACCGATGGTACGCGGCGCGACGCCGGCGGCGGTGGCCACAGCCGCCACAAGGGAACCGCCGCCCGGCAGCGTGCGGCCGCCGGAGTCCGGGTAGGTGGCATCGCGGTTCGTGGCGATGAACTGCGCGCCGCCGCGCACGATGGCGCCGTGGGCCTCCGCGAGCTTCTGGTAGGTGAAGGAGCGATCCCATCCGACGACCACGTAGTCGACGCGATCGCCCTCGCGATAGGGCACCACGCGCAGCCCCGCGCCCTCGAGCTCGGCGATCAGGCCACGCTCCCCGACCACGTAGACGTGCCGGCCGGCCGCGCCCTCGGAGCGCAGCACGAGCGCGGTGGCGTGGGCGGAGGTCATGACCTGCGAAACCTCGGCGCGGATGCCGAAACGCCCGAGCTTCGCCACGTAGTCCTCACGGCTGCGCGTCGAGTTGTTCGTGAGGAAGTAGACACGCTCGCCACGGAGGCGGAGGCGCTCTACCGTCTCCGCGCCGTGCGGGATCGGGTCCTCCATCGCCCAGAGAACGCCGTCCATGTCGAACACGTACAGGGCCACGGCGGCGCCTACCGGTCCCTCTGGACGACGTAGTCGGTGAGCGCATGGAAGCAACGCGTGGCGGCCGACTCCTCGAGCCTTGCGAGCGCTTCGGCCGCCAACTCGACGTGGCAGCGCGCCACGTCGCGAGCACGCTCCAGCGCCTGGTAGCGCTCCAGGACGCGCACCACCTCGCGCACGCCGGAATCGGTGAGCTCCGGGTTGCCGAAGGCGCTGAGCAGGCGATCGCCGTCGCCGTCGCGGGCCTGCTCGAGCGCGAGCATGAAGGGGAGGGTGGCGCGGCCGTCGCGCAGATCGCTGCCGACTGGCTTGCCGGTCACGCGCGGCTCACCGGTGTAGTCGAGCAGATCATCGGCGATCTGGAAGGCCATGCCAAGGTGGTAGCCGTAGCGCCCCAGAGCCTCCTCCTCCGCGGCGGAGGCGCCGCCGACGATGGCGCCGCAACGGCAGCACCCGGCCACGAAGGCCGCCGTCTTCTTGCGCAGGATCTCAAGGTAACGGTCGCGGGGCAGGCGGGCGTTGCCGGTTGCCACGAGCTCCAGGACCTCGCCCTCGCTCATCTCGACGGTGATCTCGGAGACGACGCCGATGACGCGCAGGTCGCCGTCGATGGCGAGGAGCCGCATCGAGCGAGCGAGCAGGAAGTCGCCACTGAGGACGGCGACGCCGTTGCCGAACACGGCGTTGGCCGTCGCCTTGCCGCGGCGCGTCGCCGTCGCATCCACAACGTCGTCGTGGACGAGCGTTGCCATGTGGACGAGCTCGACGGCCGCGGCGATGGTCGCGAGGCGCTCGCGATCCGGATCGCGCGAGACGCAAAGCGCCGAGAGCACAACCATCGCAGGGCGTAGCCGCTTCCCGCCGGCCAGGAGGATGTGCTCGCCGACCGCGCCGACGACGCGCACCTCGGAGGTGATCTCGCGGTCGAGGGTGGCTTCCACGCGCTCCAGGTCCGGACGCACGAGGTCGAGTAGGTCGGCGGTCGCCAGTGCCGTTGCGGCCTCGGGTCGGCTCTCTGCCCTCATGGCTTCACCCCGGTATGGATACAGACGCTGCCCAGGTTCAGGTCGCGCAGGCGCACCTGGCGAAACCCGGCTTCGCGCATGATGGCCGCCAGCTCCTCCCGCGAGTGAAAGGCCTCGATGGACGCCGGGAGGTACGCATACGCCTCGCGCGTGCTCAGAAGCCCGCCGAGCGCCGGCAGCGTCGCCTCATAGCAGCGGACGGCCCAGCGCACAAGCCGGTTGCTCGGCACGGCGAACTCCAGGCAGACGGCCCGGCCCCCGGGCCGCAGTACGCGCGCCATCTCGCGGAACGCCTGCCCCGTGTCGGCGACGTTGCGGATACCGAACCCTACCGTGACTCGATCGACCGATGCCGCGGCGAAGGGCAACCGCAGGGCGTCCGCAACGACACAGGTCACGGGCGCCGCGGCCTTGGCCAATGCCTTGCCCGGCGTGCGCGCGAGCATCGGCAGGCAGAAGTCGCTGGCAACCACAATACCCGATGGCCCCGCCGCGCGGGAAGCCTCGATAGCGAAGTCCCCCGTGCCTGCGCACACGTCCAGCACGGCGTCGCCCGGGCGCACCTCGGCCTGGGCGACCGCCGCGCGCCGCCACGCGCGGTGCCGGCTGAGGCTCATCAGGGTGTTGAGCAGGTCGTAGCGGTCCGCAATGCCGGAGAACATCCGGCGAACGTACTCGCCCTTGGCGAGTCCCGTCCACTCCGGCTGTGGGCCCCGCCTCCCCTCGCTCGACACAGAGTCTGTATCGTTTTTCACAATCGCGCCAGAGTGTACCTTAGCGCAACTAAGCGGGTCAAGCCACCCGAAGGCGACACGCCGGGGCCGGCCGCGTGAAGGCGAGCGCGGCCAGAAGGAACCCTGAGCCCGCCCGCGTATACATACACTACGAAGCCCGGTGCCGGGGCGAACCGGTGATACCGGCCGAAGCCCGCGGTCCGCGAAACACGGAAAGCGAACGCGCCGTGCACGGCCCTGCGCCCTCACCGAGCACTATCGACAAGAACCAGGAGGAAAGCTGATGAGCTTCCGAACCCTCGTGCTCGGAGCCGCGTTGAGCCTCATGTCCTTTGGCGGCGCCACGGCACAGACAGCCGCGCCAGCCACGTCGGCGGCCGGCGGACTGCGCGCCGCGACGGTGCGCCAGTTCGAGCCCAGCCCCATCGCCAGCTACGCCCTGCGCGGCGGCGCGATGGTCACCCCTCGGGGCGCCGGCCTGGTCGGCGTGGACGCCACCATCCCGAGCCTCAGCCTTGGCGAGGGTTGGGTCGGGCGCATCGATGCCGACGTGATCTTCAAGGCGAACCTGGGCGGCGTCAACACCATCGTCCCCGTGACGATCGATCAGATCCGCTATTCGACGCCCCTGGAGGGCACGACGAGCACCTACGTGGGCGCCGGCCTGGGCGCCGTGCTGAGCGGGCCGGCCAGGTTCGACGGCAAGCTGATCCTCGGCGCCGACTTCGCGCAGCGCCTGGGCGCCGAGGTGAACGTGCACTTCACCGAGGACGACACGCTCGTGACCGTGCTGGCGCGACTGCGCTTCTAGCGCCGAGCGCGGCCCGGCCGCGCCTCGCCGGCCAGAACGCCCAGGGCCGCAGGGACCTCCCTGCGGCCCTGGGCATGCCGGGCGCCCCGCGCGGCGGGCCAGGTGCTTCACCGGGCTGCCTCGGGCTCCGTCTCCCGCACCAGGCGGGTCCACTCCGCGTGCTGTTGGGGTGTCATGGCGCCGCGGCCCAGCCAGGTGAGGATCTCGAGCGCGAGGCGCGTGAGCTCGGGCGGCATCGAGGGGTCGCGGCTCACCTGCGCCCACTGCAGCAGGTCGGCCACGGTGAGGGTGAGGGGACGCAGGCATTCCTGCGCCTCCGCCGCGTCGAGCAGGCGCGTGCGGCGCATCGGTTCCGGGAGCCATTCGATCGGGGCGCCGCTCCAGAGCGAGCGACTCTGGGTGGAGAGCAACAAGATGGGCACGCCGCGCTCCGACCACTCGCCCATCAGCTTGGTGCGCAGGATGTTCGGCACGAACACCACGTTCTCGCGCCCGAGCTGGTCCATGTAGGCCATGCGCACGCCGGTCGGCACCTGGATCGGCCGCTCGCCGCCGACGGTGATGGTCCTCAACTCCTGCGTTCGATTCGCCATCCTGTATGGTCTCCCGGTGAGCCGCGGCGGCCCGCCGACCGTCATCGCAAACGCCAGGGCTCGTCGCTGGCCGGGCCCTCGGGCTCCGGCGGCGGGAGCACCCCAAACCGTACGAGCTGGTGGCGGGCGGCCTCCAGGCAGAGCGACGCGGCCAGCCCTGGCGCGAGGAGCGCGAGCCCCACTCCAGACGCGGCAAGCACCGCAAGGACGGCGCACAGCACCACGAGCACCGCCAACGTGAATCCGGGCGCACTCACGGCCATCACCACACCGTTACGGAGAACGGCGCCGAGCCCTGGAGCGCGTCCGTCGTCCCGCGCGATCGCTCCCGAATCGCCGGCCGCCAGGAGCGGCCAGTGGTAGACGCAGCACATCAGCCAGAACGCCAGTGCGTACGCGGCGATCGCTGCCGCCACCGCCGTCGGTAGCGATCCGCGGCTGGCGTAGAAGACCACGTTGCCGCCGAGCACCACGATCACCCCGAGTTCGACGGACCCGAGCGCGACGGCGCGACCGAAGACCCGCGCCGCGCTCTTCCACACGTCCGTGTACGCCGTCTCCTCGTGACCGATCGCACGGCTCAGGGCGATGACGCTGCCGCCATACAGCGGCGCCACCACGAGCGGCACGACGACCGCGATCGCGATCGCCGAAGCCGCGAGGCCGCGCAGCCCGAGCGCCAACACCAGGGCAAGCGCCGCCGCCAGCGCGGCCACCGCCGCGCCGAACACGGTGAAGCTGGCGGCACACACCAGGCCCAGGTGGTCCCACGACGAGCGCACGAAGCGCCTCAGGGCCACGGCAAGCCGTACGGGCGGCATCTGCTCGCCACCGGATGGCTCCGACATCACGACCAAAGCTTACCGACGAAACGCGCGCACTGTCAAGACCGCGCGTCGCCCATGCGCGCCCTGGCGCTAGAGCACGGGGCCGAGGGCCCAGGGCACGAACGTGTGCTCGCCGAGGCCCTGCTCCTCGCCGCGTGTGCGGCGGCCCGACGCCACGGCGATCAGCGCCTCGAAGATTGCGTCCGCGACCTCGCCCAGCGGAACGCCGCGGAGCGCCACGCCGGCATCCAGGTCCATGTCGCCGGGCATGGCCTCGAACAGCACGGAGTTGGTGGCGATCTTCAGCACGGGCACGGGCGGGAAGGCCAGGCATGAGCCGCGGCCAGTAGTGAAGGCGATCAGGTTGCATCCGCCAGCCACCAGACCGGTGACGGAGACCGGGTCATGACCGGGCGTGTCCATGAACGACAGGCCGGGCGAGGCCACGCGCTCCGCGTAGTCGTAGACGGCGGCGAGCGGCATCGACCCGCCCTTCGTCACCGCGCCGAGCGCCTTCTCGTAGATGGTCGTGATGCCGCCTGCCTTGTTGCCCGGCGCAGGGTTGGCGTCCATTGTGGTGCCGTGCGAGGCCGTGTGTCGCTCCCACCACCGCATCCGCGAAAGCAGCTTCGAGGCAACATCCGGCGTGCGGGCCCGTTCGGCCAGCAGGTGCTCGGCTCCATAGGTCTCGGGCGTCTCGGCCAGCACCCATCTGGCTCCGCGCGCCCCAAGGCGATCTCCCGCAAGGCCGAGCGCGGGATTCGCCGTGATGCCGGAGCAGGCATCGGACCCGCCGCAGTTGGTGCCGACGGTGAGATCCGCGAGGGGACGGGGGGTTTGGCGCGCCGCGTCGACCTCGCGCAGCATTCGTAGACCGGCGGCGAACCCGGCTTCGACGGCCGGCCGCACGCCGCCGCAGGCCTGTATGGAGAGCACAACCGGCCGCCGGGACCCGGCGCCGGCGACCTCGGCCGGGCGGAGGATCCTCTGCTCGCGCGCCGCCGCCTCGACGGCGTTGACCTCGCAGCCCAGGCCCAGCCAGATCGCTCCGCCCACGTTCGGGTGCTCGGCGACGCCGGCCAGGCAGCGGCGCAGTACCCGAAGGTCGCGCCCGCCGATGGCCATGCCGCAGCCCAGGCCGTGCGTGATCGCGACGATCCCGTCCACATGTGCGAATCCAGGGAGCGCCTCGCGCCGCAGGCGCTCGGCCAGCAAGCGCGCTGCGTCGGCCGCGCAGTTGGTGGACGCGAGCACCGCGAGGTAGTTGCGCGTTCCCACGCGCCCGTCGGGGCGAAGGTAGCCGTCGAAGGTCCGCTGTTCGGCGGCGGACTCCGGCGCGACCGGGCGCGATCCAGCGCCCTGGCGCTCAAACGGCCGGGCCTCCAGGTTGTGCGTGTGCACCCAGTCACCGGCCAGGATGGGAGCGCTCGCGTGGCCGATCACCTCGCCGTACTTCCGGACAGGATGACCGGCTGCAAGGTCGCGCAGCGCCACCTTGTGCCCCGCCGGCACGTCGGTGCGCGCGCGAAAGCTGCGTCCACCGGCGGCCGCGGCGGCGCCGGCAGCGATCGGGCAGGGCGCCACGCCGACGTCGTCTCGGTCGCCGAGTACGAGCAGAGC contains:
- a CDS encoding GtrA family protein, with translation MEALRDVTRTGLLGRPVLRQFVKFCLIGVTSMVIDVSLAWLFTYRIGWHWALAQTLSFSVAVSNGYVWNSLWTFRGLGTRRRHEQYLMFVAVNIVGLALNLTIMKSVFFCFTGRIINQGNPDPAHWWVAKALAIVLVSLWNFLANRHWTFAHRPVPRA
- the larC gene encoding nickel pincer cofactor biosynthesis protein LarC yields the protein MRTAYFDCFSGVSGDMTLGALLACGADPDGLADALGGLGLPGWRLEATSVQRSGIGAVDVRVVLTEEPAHGRHLSDIERLIEAADLPERARDRSLRVFRRLAAAEAAVHQTTPERIHFHEVGAVDAIVDVVGTALLLEQLAIEQVYCAWLPMGRGFARCEHGVIPVPAPAVVELARGFPVVGVDVEGELVTPTGAAIVTALAAGFGPMPPLSVRAVGYGAGKKAFGDRPNLLRVVVGDAVDAEATGEPDVVEVEANIDDMSPQFYEPLAERLFAAGALDVYLTPVQMKKGRPGVLVTALATRHEARALADVLFAETTTLGVRLSEKRRICLDRRRVEVATAYGPIRVKVGSRAGREVTAAPEYEDVRAAARAHGAPVRTVHEAALRAYRDAGAPAADLPPDARAEQA
- a CDS encoding GNAT family N-acetyltransferase, translating into MYATLDRARLRTGELLEVGLVLGPEEERAPAVRDLLGHKGGEWQHHIASALAGGADSLETRFYVGALGEELVANVMTVESLGVGILGHVFTRPEHRRKGICQTLLGAALADFRARGGRSLLLGTGFESPPYWIYHGFGFRSVRGGFMRYTVGHPGEFAARWFAPRPASVVEARWEHWPMVAQVASFPGAAFLRSAAWGVFGVANLEGPYVSFLSKRETDERHRAVMLAAEDGAVAGCATLVPAGSWPDRMTWPGVGLLDAFSHPAFADRLPDLVRAVLPGEAKVIAYTDARRTPRSDALEAAGMVREGCLTGFLRAGDTVHDVWLYGTPSG
- a CDS encoding phosphoglycolate/pyridoxal phosphate family phosphatase, yielding MALYVFDMDGVLWAMEDPIPHGAETVERLRLRGERVYFLTNNSTRSREDYVAKLGRFGIRAEVSQVMTSAHATALVLRSEGAAGRHVYVVGERGLIAELEGAGLRVVPYREGDRVDYVVVGWDRSFTYQKLAEAHGAIVRGGAQFIATNRDATYPDSGGRTLPGGGSLVAAVATAAGVAPRTIGKPEPHALDLILREAGVPPEQCIVVGDRLDTDIALGKRAGARTVLVLTGVSTESDVAEAPASLRPDTVLHTLADLP
- a CDS encoding polyprenyl synthetase family protein; this translates as MRAESRPEAATALATADLLDLVRPDLERVEATLDREITSEVRVVGAVGEHILLAGGKRLRPAMVVLSALCVSRDPDRERLATIAAAVELVHMATLVHDDVVDATATRRGKATANAVFGNGVAVLSGDFLLARSMRLLAIDGDLRVIGVVSEITVEMSEGEVLELVATGNARLPRDRYLEILRKKTAAFVAGCCRCGAIVGGASAAEEEALGRYGYHLGMAFQIADDLLDYTGEPRVTGKPVGSDLRDGRATLPFMLALEQARDGDGDRLLSAFGNPELTDSGVREVVRVLERYQALERARDVARCHVELAAEALARLEESAATRCFHALTDYVVQRDR
- a CDS encoding ubiquinone/menaquinone biosynthesis methyltransferase, producing the protein MFSGIADRYDLLNTLMSLSRHRAWRRAAVAQAEVRPGDAVLDVCAGTGDFAIEASRAAGPSGIVVASDFCLPMLARTPGKALAKAAAPVTCVVADALRLPFAAASVDRVTVGFGIRNVADTGQAFREMARVLRPGGRAVCLEFAVPSNRLVRWAVRCYEATLPALGGLLSTREAYAYLPASIEAFHSREELAAIMREAGFRQVRLRDLNLGSVCIHTGVKP
- a CDS encoding altronate dehydratase, translating into MHDPQPIALLVLGDRDDVGVAPCPIAAGAAAAAGGRSFRARTDVPAGHKVALRDLAAGHPVRKYGEVIGHASAPILAGDWVHTHNLEARPFERQGAGSRPVAPESAAEQRTFDGYLRPDGRVGTRNYLAVLASTNCAADAARLLAERLRREALPGFAHVDGIVAITHGLGCGMAIGGRDLRVLRRCLAGVAEHPNVGGAIWLGLGCEVNAVEAAAREQRILRPAEVAGAGSRRPVVLSIQACGGVRPAVEAGFAAGLRMLREVDAARQTPRPLADLTVGTNCGGSDACSGITANPALGLAGDRLGARGARWVLAETPETYGAEHLLAERARTPDVASKLLSRMRWWERHTASHGTTMDANPAPGNKAGGITTIYEKALGAVTKGGSMPLAAVYDYAERVASPGLSFMDTPGHDPVSVTGLVAGGCNLIAFTTGRGSCLAFPPVPVLKIATNSVLFEAMPGDMDLDAGVALRGVPLGEVADAIFEALIAVASGRRTRGEEQGLGEHTFVPWALGPVL